The genomic region ttctagacacaatcatcatttatatcaggGTTTCCCAACTTGAGTGCGAAGTAGCATATCAGGAGTATGACAAAAGATTACGTTTTCCCCCCAATACTTCAACTACAAACTGAAGATATATATTGCTTTAGAAGGAGTAAATTAAGCGATATATGAACATTCTATTTAATTGTTAGAACTGTCTAGGGCATTTCTTTTCATAACTTCTTTAAAACTTGTTTCAGTTCTTGCCtgagatatattatatttgttggtATTCATTCCAGTGTtttatcactttctttatttcttagaaACTTTACATGCCAACCATTAACTTTGATATTTTATTGCTTTGTCCAATATACTCACTGATTTTccacagaaacaaaataaaaaatctatcACTATTCATTACTATTTcagtttttcttcctttattttatttctttctcaggTTTCTCAGAAGTCACTCGAGCTCTATTATACAACCTAATCTGTAGGAATTTGCGCAATGGAACTTTCAATAAATCCTTCACTTTGATACCAATAAAACCatgatttttgtttccttttttttatatattcgttAAATTTCGTCAATTTAGAGATTATTATGCCTTAATCTTATCTAAAGGTGTTGGATTAACTGTAACCGTCCCCAATCCCACAAAAGATTTTCGCGAACTGTAACTTTACATGTATTGTTCCCCATTACCTTCAGAATGATCTGATATTTGCAATAGATATGTATTATTTGCAATGTTGAGAAGGCTAATTTGTAGGGGTATAGCATTGCATCTTTTTgtaatagtgttattataatttctgttgtttttgttgttatttttattgttatatctgtGCTTCCTGTTTCTTCctggttttatcattactactgttatcagtattatcattttccagAACGTACTGGTTTAATttcatcagtatcgttattatatcattatttcaaaagTAGAAAGTTATATCACTGTCagcaatatgattatcattttcattatcaacatcatcagtatTCCTGTTaataatctgttttttttctttttcttttttttccttatcaatcatcacccttatcattatcattattgccattaccaacTATCATTTCCACAGCAATCAACAACATCCTTtcaccaccatcattaatataaatactgTAGAAGACCTATTATTCTACGTCATGTCTTGGCTTACAATAATATTATGCAAGAtcgtacgcacgtgtgtgtatgaatgcaactgctgttaaaactgtgtgtgtgtgtgtgtgtgtgtgtgtgtgtgtgtgtgtgtgtgtgtgtgtgtgtgtgtgtgtgtgtgtgtgtgtgtgtgtgagagagagagagagagagagagagagagagagagagagagagagagagagagagagagagagagatagagagagggagagagagagagagagagagagagagagagagagagagagagagagagagagagagagagagagagagagtgtgtgtgtgtgtgtgtatgtgtgtgtgtgtttgtgtgtgtgtgtgtgtgtgtgtgtgtgtgagagagagagagagagagagagagagagagagagagagagagagagagggagagagagagagagagagagagagagagagagagagagagagagagagtgtgtgtgtgtgtgtgtgtgtgtgtgtgtgtgtgtgtgtgtgtgtgtgtgagatatatatatatatatatatatatatatatatatatatagagagagagagagagagagagagagtgtgtgtgtgtgtgtatgtgtgtgtgtgtgtgtgtgtgtgtgtgtgtgtgtgtgtgtgtgtgtgtgagagagagagagagagagagagagagagagagagagagagagagatagagtgtgtgtgtgtgtgtgtgtgtgtgtgtgtgtgtgtgtgtgtgtgtgtgtgtgtgtgtgtgtgtgtgtgtgtgtgtgtgtgtgtgggagagagagagagagagagagagagagagagagagagagagagagagagagagtgagtgtgtgtgtgtgtgtgtgtgtgtgtgtgtgtgtgtgtgtgtgtgtgtgtgtgtgtgtgtgagtgagtgagtgagtgagtgagtgagtgagtgagtgagtgagtgagtgagtgtgtgtatgagagagagtgtgtctgtttgtgcgtgagagagagtgtgtctgtgtgtgtgtgtgtgtgtgtgtgtgtgtgtgtgcgcgcgtgcgtgcgtgcgtgcgtgcgtgcgtgtgtgcgtgcgtgcgtgcttgcgtgcgtatgtgtgtgcgcgcgcgctcgcatcACATTAAGGATCCAAAGTTCGATTGggtcacacatatacgcacacgcacacgcacacgcacacgcacacgcacacgcacgcacacacacacacacacacacacacacacactcactcactcactcactcactcactcactcactcactcactcactcacacatatatatatatatatatatatatatatatatatatacatatacacacacacacacacacacacacacacacacacatatatatatatatatatatatatatatatatatatatatatatatatatatatactcgaccGCCGTTCTGTTTCTTTATCAAACATTTCACTCGTGGTGATTGACTGCAGATAAATTAATCACAAGAAAGATTGATGAAGGAAAATGAGTTTATAAATATCATCAGCTACATATCGTTACCATTCCAgcgatattatttattttcctcatttttttaatGTTGAGATACtggtaaatacatgaataatttttattgtttatcgaGTGTTGGCGAAATCAACTCAACAGATGGCGTTATGTGTACCCAACcaacactaacaaaaaaaaagccTGAAAATACACCTTATACCGCAAACAAAACCATACAAACCGAACCCAAAGAAAATCCAATAAACATTTTCAACCCACGCCCCAAAACCCAGCCACCAGGCGAAAGATAAACCCAAGCTTAAAACAGGAAAATTAAATTCAGCACACACGAGCCACGTCACATCACACATAAGATAACGCAACAATACCCCCAATTCACACCAACATGACCACCACCACAGGCATAGGACTTCAGGAGGTCCGGGCAGCCTACCACAGGATTCAAGGGTGGATACATAGGACCCCGGTGTTCACAAATGAAGGACTGAACAAGCTCTCGGGCAGAAAGTTGTTCTTCAAGGCGGAAAATTTGCAAAAGACCGGCGCCTTCAAAGCACGTGGAGCGTGCAATGCTGTAAGGGATTAATAGTTGTTAAATAGTTATTGATAATTAATCAGAAATGAAGGTATGCATAAGGATTAATAAGGAACAAGTAATTAGTGTGATTAGTTGATAAATTATTTGTAATTTGTGTAGTTAGTATTGAATAATTAGTCATTAGTATAATTAGTAATTGTTTTTTGTAATTAGTGTAATGAATATGGGTAATAATTATTCAAAGTGTTGCATATTTATACGTTTGTTTCTGTGGGTTAATATTTTCTGAAGCAAGACATACCATTACAGATTTAGcaatttttatcttatcataagATTAggaagcatataatatatattatatcccttcctctctctctctctgtctctctctccctccctccctccctccctccctccctccctccctccctccctccctccctccctccctccctccctccctccctccctccctccctccctccctccctccctcctccctctctctctctctctctctctctctctctctctctctctctctctctctctctctctctctcatacatgcatacatgcatacatacatacatacatacatacatacatacatacatacatacatacatacatacatacatacatacatacatacatacatacatacacacattcacacacatacacatacatacacatacacatatacatacatacacatacacacatacccacacacatacataattatatgtgtaattacatacatgcatacatatttatttataattatatttatatgcatatctatatatacttatatacacacacacacacacacacacacacacacacacacacacacacacacacacacacacacacacacacacacacacacacacacacacctatacactcactcactcactcactcactcactcactcactcactcactcactcactcactcactctcattcactcactcgttcactcactcgttcactcactcgttcactcactcattcactcactcattcactcactcattcactcactcattcactcactcattcactcactcattcactcattaattcactcactcactcactcactcactctttcattcactcactcactcctcactcactcactcactcactcctcactcactcactcactcactcactcactcactcactcactcactcactcactcactcctcactcctcactcactcactcctcactcactccttactcactcactcactcatttgactgactgactcactgactcactcactcatttactgactgactcactgactcactcacttactcactcactcactcactcactcactcactcactcactcactcactcactcactcactcacacacacacacacacacacacacacacacacacacacacacacacacacacacacacacacacacacgcacacacaatgtgcTTCAATATTTGATTGTATTACAGGTGTTCctcgaaaaggagagaaatcccAAGAGCCCCGGGGTCGTCACACACAGTAGTGGGAATCATGGTCAAGCTGTGGCATATGCCGCGAGTAagtcatagacatagacatattagTCGAGTAATTTGTTTCACATGAGATTAATTTATGAAAAGATGGGACAAATATTTTAAATTCTGTGGTGCCCTTTGATAATTATGTATTGAATAAAGGTTTCTGTTATACTTTCCTATACTTTACAATCTACTTTTCTTTTACagtgcataattattattattatgtatattgttttttaattcttatttataatttttaatctGAATCTTACCCTTAGAATGTAaatcttatttgtattttctttgctcTGTCTTCCATATTGATACCTAGAAATAGAGGACTTTTTCTCATACAAAGGCATATAAATTATTTgtcattttgaaatatatatgatatgtccaTTAGCCCATGGATTACACAATAGATATTGCTAGGTATTACTGTTTTATCAGTCTTTTTACATGAAATAAGtgaaattcaaaatatatattgaatatgtcaTTGTAAAGTTCGATTCTTTAAGTTTTGTCTATTATGAGATCACATaaggatttctttttttccccagaaTGTGCTGGCCTTCCCTGCAGTGTAGTTGTACCCAAAGGAACGCCAAAAGTTAAATGTGATGCTATTGTTAATTACGGTGCTGAGCTCGTGTTCTGTGAGCCCTCTCCTGCTGCAAGGTAAAAGGGACAAAGTTATTCATAAGATATTGTCTGTCATCAGAAATTATTAACTGATATCAGCTTCATTCAACAGTTCGGCATACAATTGCAGGAAATAGGTTATATAATAGCTCTGTTAACTATAGGAATatgagatataaaaagaaaagatatttcTGTAATATGAGGAGTATTTATTTTTAGATGTCAATTCATTATGGAAAGAGAATAGTGCTTAAATGAAATCTCAAACTTCAGCAAAATTAAAGTGTGAACTGTTGGCTTgtgaaaaaattacatatatgaaataaaaataaaatctaaagaaGATTACATACTTCTCAGGAAAGAGGTCTGTGCCAAGATTGCAGAAGCGACAGGGAAGGCAATCATCCATCCCTTTGACAATTACAATGTCATGGCTGGACAAGGGACAATTGCACTGGAACTTCTGGAGGAGGTTGGtgtacaattttcttttttttttcttttaatatatgtACAGCAATGCTTCACATTTGGCAAGTAATGGGGGCTGAAAAAAGCTCACTAAATACAAAATCTGCAAAGTCAAATGAtttaacaaatggaaaaaaatcttGTTGCTACTGTCTATAGCACTATCTCTACATGATTTTGCTTGTTTGCCATTTAAAGTCATTCATTCTCTGTATTATTGTCAAATACCATGATAACTACTAAAAGAGTTAGTTACTTATACAGGCCTTTGAAACCATGTTGGGAATTTACACAATGCCAAATCTTTACAGTAAATAGTTGATTCTATTACGAATGCAAAAGATAGGACTGTCACATGTGGAAATACATAATTTTCTGTGACATCAGTTGATGGATGACAAGGGTTGTGGAGACGATATAGGCACCAGTAGAAAAAATTAATTGCATAGTGTGATGCAAGGTAGCAGTTGATTTAAGTTATGAAAGCCACTGTAATCAACACATTCATCAcctttcttgtgttttttgttgttgtttttgtttttttaattgtcaaagaatctgtttattttctttctttttaggtgCCTGATTTGGATGCTATATTAGTACCAATAAGTGGAGGAGGAATGACATCTGGCATTGCAGTTGCGACACATGGCCTAAACCCCAGTTGCAGAGGTAGGGAACCCACaggaatcattatcataaatggtGATGtctgctgttttattattattattattattattattattattattattattattgttattattattaccaacttgAAAATTGAAGTTCAGGAATTTAATCTTTGGGTTTATAGACgagaatttttttattattgttcttgttcttcttctttttcttcttcttcatctcctttttttcttcttcttcttcttcttctttcttctacttcttctttcatttGACACAAAtaattctttgtttgtctttttctaattttatatatggaattccatatatgaatattttttgtaaGAAAAAATGTCTTAGGAAAAAGTATGATACTAAAGACAcaaggttataaaaaaaaaaaatgataatatggttATTGCACTTTAGCAAACtccagaaagagagtgaaaaaaaaaaaaactaattccagaaattcatattatattaatgataatatatgcatGTCAAATCACACATTTCTTTCATGAGTTAATGAATCTATATCTTTAACTTCTATGTATCTAATTAGATAAAAGTATAGTGTCTTGTCCAAATCACATACACTCAATTTAAAATAAAACTGAAGACACAATGAAAACAGTGATATGAGTCAAGAGAAAAGGAACATAGATTTTGGAATGACCTAATATGTATATTGTTACGGAAGTTTATGCTGTTGAGCCCTTTGGGAAAGAGCTGCAAAGGAGCTTAGAGAACAAGAGGCGAATGTGGGACAACCCTCCGCGATTCCTTGAAACTATTGCCGATGCTATTCGGACGCAGCAGGTGAGGCGAACTGGAATTTAGCATGTACGAcacatgattgattgattgatttgttgtgtgtgtgtgtgtgtgcgtgcgtgcgtgcgtgcgtgcgtgcgtgcgtgcgtgcgtgtgtgcgtgtgtgtatgtgtatgtgtgtgtgtgcgtgtgtgtgtgtgcgtgtgtgtgtgcgtgcgtgtgtgtgtgcgtgtgtgtgtgtgtgtgtgtgtgtgtgtgtgtgtgtgtgtgtgtgtgtgtgtgtgtgtgtgtgtgtgtgtgtgtgtgtgtgtgtttattttatatatatataatatatatatatatatatatatatatatatatatatatatataatgtgtgtgtgtgtgtatgtgtgtgtgtgtgtatatatatatatatatatatatatatatatatatatatatatatatatatatatatatatattttgtgtgtgtaggtgtgtgtgtgtgtgtgtatgtatatgtatgtgcacatacacacacacagatacatatatatgtttatttattatttatttatttttcttatttatttatagtgttgtttttttattgtaacaGTAacaactttttttcccttttattacttttcctttcctttcttcctttttcttttcttttcttttcttctcctttcttttcttttctcttgatcCGTTCAAGGTATGTTATTATAGGTTGTTTGTCTCAGACATGGTCCAGATTATCCAAATTTTATCTATCTTTGGAACGAGGTTGATAAGATAGACTACTATTCGAGGTAATTTAATTTTCAAGTATGTCCGACATCAAGTTCAGGATGCTTGCTGTCATGATCCAGTTGAATTatttgtgttctctctctgtttattttgctttcaCAAGTCAAAAGTGACAGCTGCAGGAAAACGTTTCACAGTGTGTTGCCTTCCCTGAAAAATCATTTGTTTGTCAGGGGAGGTGTTATTACTTATTTGCCATTATCAGTAGGTATGAAGTTCAAAGAGACGAAGAGCATATGCTTACTGGTATCTTTGTATGATTCTACACTACATTTTAGAAATTTGATGCAAATTGATAATGGAAGCTGAATGTGAAGGAATGAAGATCCTTTTGTTGTATCTTTATAGAAGGAAGTTGTATAGAATGTGTGTTTTGCAGTGTTTGCTGTTGAGCCGGTAGGAAAGGACCTTCAAAGGAGTCTTGAGAGCAAAGAACGTTTATGGCCCAATCCAAACAGGTTCCTGGATACAATAGCAGATTCTGTTAGGATTCAGCAGGTGAGGAAGTGGATACTGAGTATCTGTAATCTCATACTAGTTAGGGATGTTTTTGTTGGGTTGTGAATTCAATGGTGTACAGTTTAAGGGGGCATTGTGTGTCTAGTCAGAAAATAGTAAAGGCGTGTGGTTGGTTTGGTAAATGTAGTTGAAAAAAGATATTTGTTTGTATTGCCACTCCtcgacatttttctctctctctctctctctctctctctctctctctctctctctctctctctctctctctctctctctctctctctctctctctctctctctctctctctctctctcactcactctcactcactcactcactcactcactcacaaacactatctcactcatgcactcactcactcacacactttcaAACTTTTCTGCTTTCCTTGATTTCATAAAACCAAGCCATATTTATTTAGGTTGGAATTAACAGATTGCAAAGACTTATTATTCCCAgttgaataacaacaaaaaactggATACTGTTCTCAGCTCATCAGCCATTGAGCACAGTTCATTTCAACATAAGTAGAACAGGAATGAATTAAAATTAATAACTTCTCtgcacaagagatatatttgaaacTTCTCTTATACTATAAAgttatacattctcattcataactttttcaGCAATCATTTTAGGGGACATTGCACTTCAGGGATGCAGATGCTTGAGGTAAACAGAGTGGTTGCTGTTGAATGAAAAGTGACCATTCTGTATGTCGctgcatttccttttccttttctttttttcttcttcttctccatccagCCAAGCTTGTCCTCCATACTTCATTTATTTCAACATTATAGAATTAGCTTTACACTCTTTTTGCACAGTAAATCAAGAGAAAGATCTAATTATCAGTATATGTATTGGTATCAGAACTGTATCAGCCTTTGGTTAGTATATCACTATTTGCCCACACCTTGCAATCAGATCTTCTCTAGATACAAAAACTttaatattatgtatacatgtagttgAGGATAATGCTTTAGGAACTGTTTAAATGTGATGACAAGACCTTCTATGTGGTGAcatttatttttgatattgtgcATTTTTCATACAACTGTGGTGTGGGTTTCACGGCATATACAAAAGGACGGACTACTATTGTTACATGGGAATTATTTTGATGAGGTCTCTGTAGATAGCATTTGTGTTAGTATGTAATTCATGACAGATATAATCATTTTAGATTTCTAGGCTGTTACTAGGAATATGATATaactgttatgatatatataaagaaaagttacaaatgtgtatgtgtggtatgttgGTACAAAGTCTGTACTAAAAGGAATTGATTGTGTACTCACATGCAGTGTACAaatttgtttgcatgtttgtttgctCTATTTTGATTGGGTTAGTTGATTGCGATAGAAAATGCTTGACACTTGAAGCGTGTTTGCCTGAGATATCCTGAAATGCAgaattttttttctggattcaGTTTATTCTTAAGTGAAAGCTTGTCTTTATGCAAgaactgttttgtttttgtttcacagCTATTGTTGATGGTATATATGAGCTatgattcttgatttttttttttttataacattcatATACAAAGATAAGTTATTTCATTTTCATGAATTTCAAAAAAGAATGATGTTTTGTAGTAAATCTgtagtctgtctatctcttgctttatatatatatatatatatatatatatatatatatatatatatatatatatatatatatatatataaaaggataattatatacatgtgtgtgtgtgtgtgtgtgtgtgtgtgtgtgtgtgtgtgtgtgtgtgtgtgtgtgtgtgtgtgtgtgtgtgtgtgtgtgtgtgtgtgtgtgtgtgtctgtgtgtgtgtgtgtatgtgtgtatgtatgttacatatatatgtatatataatgttttatatatatatatatatatatatatatacatacatacatacatacatacatacatacatacatacatacatacatacatacatacatacatacatacatacatacatacatacatacatacatatatatgaaccgtgt from Penaeus chinensis breed Huanghai No. 1 chromosome 39, ASM1920278v2, whole genome shotgun sequence harbors:
- the LOC125046590 gene encoding probable serine racemase isoform X1; amino-acid sequence: MTTTTGIGLQEVRAAYHRIQGWIHRTPVFTNEGLNKLSGRKLFFKAENLQKTGAFKARGACNAVFLEKERNPKSPGVVTHSSGNHGQAVAYAAKCAGLPCSVVVPKGTPKVKCDAIVNYGAELVFCEPSPAARKEVCAKIAEATGKAIIHPFDNYNVMAGQGTIALELLEEVPDLDAILVPISGGGMTSGIAVATHGLNPSCRVYAVEPFGKELQRSLENKRRMWDNPPRFLETIADAIRTQQVGDLTFPILCDYAESKVFSVTDDQMIEGMRFIFERMKLVVEAASGAAVYAAMNSLEDVTPPPRKVGVILCGGNVDLDHLPWIDRKTSY
- the LOC125046590 gene encoding probable serine racemase isoform X2 yields the protein MTTTTGIGLQEVRAAYHRIQGWIHRTPVFTNEGLNKLSGRKLFFKAENLQKTGAFKARGACNAVFLEKERNPKSPGVVTHSSGNHGQAVAYAAKCAGLPCSVVVPKGTPKVKCDAIVNYGAELVFCEPSPAARKEVCAKIAEATGKAIIHPFDNYNVMAGQGTIALELLEEVPDLDAILVPISGGGMTSGIAVATHGLNPSCRVFAVEPVGKDLQRSLESKERLWPNPNRFLDTIADSVRIQQVGDLTFPILCDYAESKVFSVTDDQMIEGMRFIFERMKLVVEAASGAAVYAAMNSLEDVTPPPRKVGVILCGGNVDLDHLPWIDRKTSY